A genomic stretch from candidate division WOR-3 bacterium includes:
- the plsY gene encoding glycerol-3-phosphate 1-O-acyltransferase PlsY, which produces MPLIILFPIGNSIFPIYFVSLIIGYLIGSIPFGFLISRLKKIDIRRYGSKNIGFTNVYRALGPLYAVPVLILDVAKGFLPTYFANNFELIPAIVALGTVLGHIFTPFLRFKGGKGVATTIGALLALKPLVLFVGIIIFVVIFFSFSYVSLASVSFALSLPITTLILYSDNTKLFFSLISISLLIIISHRTNFRRLLSKTEPKFSLRKKIPQ; this is translated from the coding sequence ATGCCTCTGATTATTCTATTTCCTATTGGCAACAGCATTTTTCCAATATATTTTGTTTCACTTATCATCGGTTATTTAATTGGCAGCATTCCTTTTGGGTTTCTTATTAGTCGATTGAAAAAAATTGATATTCGAAGATACGGCAGTAAAAATATTGGTTTTACTAATGTCTACCGTGCATTAGGTCCTTTATATGCGGTGCCGGTTTTAATTTTGGATGTTGCCAAAGGCTTTTTGCCAACTTATTTTGCTAATAATTTCGAATTGATACCTGCAATTGTTGCCCTGGGCACAGTCTTAGGACATATTTTCACCCCTTTTTTGCGTTTCAAAGGTGGTAAAGGTGTTGCAACCACCATTGGCGCACTTCTTGCCTTAAAACCTTTAGTCTTATTTGTCGGCATTATCATATTTGTTGTTATCTTTTTTAGTTTCTCATATGTTTCATTGGCATCGGTCTCTTTTGCCCTTTCTTTGCCCATTACGACATTAATCTTATATTCAGATAACACAAAACTTTTCTTTAGCCTTATCTCTATCTCTTTATTAATTATTATCAGCCATCGGACTAATTTTAGACGATTGCTCAGTAAAACCGAGCCGAAATTTTCTCTACGCAAGAAGATACCGCAATGA